The following coding sequences lie in one Bacteroides helcogenes P 36-108 genomic window:
- a CDS encoding SGNH/GDSL hydrolase family protein, whose amino-acid sequence MGYEYELYLPLYNIVKWLEIGVPQDAKFSWIPVSKEKPLVIYGTSIAQGACASRPGMAWANIVERELEHPVVNLGFSGSAKLNPELFDMLAEIEAKLYIIDCMPNMGGKVVNDICQLTIDGVKKLRRSSQAPILLVEHSGYVNEWSSELSESAYRETNVELRKAYGALLQAGLKGLHYLTKEEIGLTMDAMVEGVHPSDLGMHQYADAYIRKIRTILQESTAPFVGVKQQRDPYNWQERHELVLERHCQQTPEVLMIGNSIIHYWNGLLS is encoded by the coding sequence ATGGGTTATGAATATGAGTTATATCTACCACTCTATAATATAGTGAAATGGTTGGAAATAGGTGTGCCACAAGATGCAAAATTCAGTTGGATTCCTGTCTCTAAAGAGAAACCGCTGGTGATATATGGCACTTCTATCGCTCAAGGCGCTTGTGCTTCGCGACCGGGCATGGCATGGGCAAATATTGTAGAACGTGAATTGGAACATCCGGTAGTAAATTTAGGATTTTCTGGCAGTGCTAAACTCAACCCAGAATTGTTTGATATGCTTGCGGAAATAGAGGCTAAACTCTATATCATCGACTGTATGCCCAATATGGGAGGTAAAGTTGTGAATGACATCTGTCAGCTCACTATCGACGGTGTGAAGAAACTTCGCCGTAGCAGCCAAGCACCCATATTGTTAGTAGAGCACAGTGGCTACGTCAATGAATGGTCGTCGGAATTGTCAGAGAGTGCCTATCGTGAGACTAATGTTGAATTGCGCAAAGCCTATGGAGCCTTGTTGCAGGCAGGGCTGAAAGGTTTGCATTATCTCACAAAAGAAGAAATTGGTTTGACTATGGATGCTATGGTGGAAGGGGTACATCCCAGCGACCTTGGTATGCATCAGTATGCCGATGCTTACATACGTAAAATACGGACTATTTTGCAAGAATCTACTGCTCCTTTTGTGGGAGTAAAGCAACAACGTGATCCCTACAATTGGCAAGAACGCCATGAACTGGTATTGGAACGGCATTGTCAGCAAACCCCCGAAGTGCTGATGATAGGTAATTCCATCATCCACTATTGGAATGGCTTGCTGTCGTAA
- a CDS encoding SGNH/GDSL hydrolase N-terminal domain-containing protein, with translation MLNGYGTIRWQKAIRCNAKEINVRYTVAGSLAMPHMPSTGVSGVDLYATLIGDYPTLSRLRWVMNMSYIYHSII, from the coding sequence TTGCTCAATGGGTATGGCACAATCCGTTGGCAGAAGGCGATTCGTTGCAATGCTAAAGAAATAAATGTACGCTATACGGTTGCTGGTAGTTTGGCTATGCCACACATGCCTTCTACGGGCGTTTCTGGTGTAGATCTTTATGCTACTCTTATCGGGGACTATCCTACGCTATCTCGCCTCAGATGGGTTATGAATATGAGTTATATCTACCACTCTATAATATAG